In Hevea brasiliensis isolate MT/VB/25A 57/8 chromosome 13, ASM3005281v1, whole genome shotgun sequence, a single genomic region encodes these proteins:
- the LOC110633854 gene encoding UPF0481 protein At3g47200-like isoform X1, translated as MESEGKPSMKRVSDQVSLDIEKLAGCMRKEMESVHPLSNECCIYRVPVQLREINEKAYIPRVVSIGPLHYGKEEFRAMEEHKKRYLFDFLERCEVSLEEFIKATETCETRLRNCYAEAIDFRKEEFVKMMLTDAAFLIEYFLKRYFGDWPDADRVYRKQRITLKIRYDILMLENQVPFFFLEHLLNLSNLPQLHELSMIKLVLNFLVDAVRESLPVNNLLDNSFQVQHLVDFLRICMQPSSPNPKKKYKTLYAPTVTQLHQAGVKFKSGSSKCLLDIKFEKGILQIPKWKITPSTEILFRNILAFEQCHNSGNYITEYVILMDMLINIPEDAELLVQNGIIENWMHDSLVLATFINNLGTQTVLNVRFYFSDLIEDLDAYCKIPWNKWKATLKQKYFNNPWTIISLIAAFVLLMLTVVQTVCSILEVR; from the coding sequence ATGGAGAGTGAGGGAAAACCATCAATGAAGCGGGTGAGCGACCAGGTTTCACTTGATATTGAAAAATTAGCAGGCTGTATGAGAAAGGAGATGGAAAGCGTGCATCCTTTATCAAATGAGTGTTGCATATATAGAGTTCCTGTGCAACTACGCGAGATAAATGAAAAAGCCTACATCCCTCGAGTAGTATCCATTGGCCCGCTTCACTATGGGAAGGAGGAATTTCGAGCAATGGAAGAGCATAAAAAAAGgtacctgtttgattttctagaaAGGTGTGAAGTAAGCTTGGAGGAGTTCATCAAAGCCACTGAGACATGTGAGACAAGACTGAGAAATTGTTATGCCGAAGCCATTGATTTTCGCAAAGAGGAGtttgtgaaaatgatgttgacaGATGCGGCTTTCTTAATTGAGTACTTCCTTAAAAGATATTTTGGTGATTGGCCAGATGCAGATCGCGTATACCGAAAACAACGAATTACACTCAAAATAAGGTATGACATATTAATGCTTGAAAATCAGGTTCCCTTCTTCTTCCTCGAGCACTTACTGAATCTATCAAATTTACCTCAGCTTCATGAACTTTCCATGATTAAGTTGGTGCTGAATTTCTTAGTTGATGCTGTAAGGGAATCTTTACCGGTAAATAACTTATTGGATAACAGCTTTCAAGTACAGCatcttgttgactttctaagaatATGTATGCAACCATCAAGCCCAAATCCAAAAAAGAAATATAAGACTTTATATGCACCTACTGTTACGCAACTCCACCAAGCAGGAGTGAAGTTTAAATCCGGTTCAAGCAAATGCTTACTTGACATCAAATTCGAAAAGGGGATTCTGCAAATTCCAAAATGGAAAATTACCCCGTCCAcagaaattttatttagaaatatCCTGGCCTTTGAGCAGTGCCATAACTCTGGCAACTATATTACTGAGTATGTTATCCTCATGGATATGCTTATCAACATTCCCGAGGATGCTGAATTACTCGTTCAAAATGGAATCATAGAAAATTGGATGCATGATAGCCTAGTTTTGGCAACCTTTATCAACAATTTGGGCACTCAGACTGTTTTGAATGTGCGTTTCTATTTTTCTGATCTCATTGAAGATCTTGACGCATACTGCAAGATCCCTTGGAACAAGTGGAAGGCAACCTTAAAGCAAAAGTATTTCAATAATCCATGGACTATTATCTCCCTTATAGCAGCCTTTGTTCTTCTCATGCTAACAGTTGTCCAAACAGTATGTTCCATCCTTGAAGTGCGCTAG
- the LOC110633854 gene encoding UPF0481 protein At3g47200-like isoform X2: MESEGKPSMKRVSDQVSLDIEKLAGCMRKEMESVHPLSNECCIYRVPVQLREINEKAYIPRVVSIGPLHYGKEEFRAMEEHKKRYLFDFLERCEVSLEEFIKATETCETRLRNCYAEAIDFRKEEFVKMMLTDAAFLIEYFLKRYFGDWPDADRVYRKQRITLKIRS; this comes from the exons ATGGAGAGTGAGGGAAAACCATCAATGAAGCGGGTGAGCGACCAGGTTTCACTTGATATTGAAAAATTAGCAGGCTGTATGAGAAAGGAGATGGAAAGCGTGCATCCTTTATCAAATGAGTGTTGCATATATAGAGTTCCTGTGCAACTACGCGAGATAAATGAAAAAGCCTACATCCCTCGAGTAGTATCCATTGGCCCGCTTCACTATGGGAAGGAGGAATTTCGAGCAATGGAAGAGCATAAAAAAAGgtacctgtttgattttctagaaAGGTGTGAAGTAAGCTTGGAGGAGTTCATCAAAGCCACTGAGACATGTGAGACAAGACTGAGAAATTGTTATGCCGAAGCCATTGATTTTCGCAAAGAGGAGtttgtgaaaatgatgttgacaGATGCGGCTTTCTTAATTGAGTACTTCCTTAAAAGATATTTTGGTGATTGGCCAGATGCAGATCGCGTATACCGAAAACAACGAATTACACTCAAAATAAG ATCTTGA
- the LOC110641946 gene encoding UPF0481 protein At3g47200 — MKCAGTSSTKQYLPTQDLQNSSTKMEIEEISSTKQMSDQVSLDIEKLERCMRREMESLHHLSDQCCIYRVPVQLRELNEKAYTPRVVSIGPLHYGKEEFRAMDEHKKRYLFDFLNRSGVSLLEFIKATETCETELRNCYAENIQLPREDFVKMMLTDAAFLIEYFLKRYLGDWPKADRIFRKQRLTNDIRYDILLLENQVPFFFLEKLLNLSKVGISIVELIRCFFTHEVIRLSLNLKNLAEKIFQALQLVDLLRICLQPSNPTPNKKYSNLSTPTITHLHRAGVKFESSSSNCLLDIKFEKGILQIPKWTITDHTEILLRNILAFEQCHLSDNYTSDYVFMMDMLINVQEDVELLIQNGIIENWLQDNQAVATLFNSLGNQTLVYEYFYFADLVEDLNAYCKIPRNKWKATLKQKYFNNPWTIISVTAASFLLMLAVIQTVCSILQVG; from the exons ATGAAGTGCGCGGGAACATCATCAACAAAGCAG TATCTGCCCACACAAGATCTTCAAAACTCGTCCACTAAGATGGAGATTGAGGAAATATCATCAACGAAGCAGATGAGTGACCAGGTTTCACTTGATATTGAAAAATTAGAAAGGTGTATGAGAAGAGAGATGGAAAGCTTGCATCATTTATCAGATCAGTGTTGCATATATAGAGTTCCTGTGCAACTACGCGAGTTAAATGAAAAAGCCTACACCCCTCGAGTAGTCTCCATTGGCCCGCTTCACTATGGGAAGGAGGAATTTCGAGCAatggatgagcataaaaaaaggTACCTGTTTGATTTTTTAAATAGGAGCGGGGTAAGCTTGTTAGAGTTCATTAAAGCCACTGAGACATGTGAGacagaattgagaaattgttatgCAGAAAACATTCAACTTCCCAGAGAGGATTTTGTGAAAATGATGTTAACAGATGCGGCTTTTTTGATTGAGTACTTTCTAAAAAGATATTTAGGTGACTGGCCAAAAGCAGATCGTATATTCAGAAAACAACGACTTACAAACGATATAAGGTATGATATATTGTTACTTGAGAATCAggttcctttcttcttccttgagaaGTTATTGAATCTATCTAAGGTTGGAATTTCCATAGTTGAGCTGATCCGGTGCTTTTTCACTCATGAAGTTATAAGGCTATCTCTAAATCTAAAAAACTTAGCGGAGAAGATCTTTCAAGCGCTGCAGCTTGTTGACCTCCTAAGAATATGTCTGCAGCCATCAAATCCAACTCCAAACAAAAAATATAGTAATTTATCCACACCCACTATTACGCATCTCCACCGAGCAGGAGTGAAGTTTGAATCCAGTTCAAGCAATTGCCTACTTGACATAAAATTTGAAAAGGGGATTCTGCAAATTCCAAAATGGACAATTACAGATCATACAGAAATTTTACTTAGGAATATATTGGCCTTTGAGCAGTGCCATTTGTCTGACAACTATACCAGTGACTATGTTTTTATGATGGATATGCTTATCAACGTTCAAGAGGATGTCGAACTACTCATTCAAAATGGAATTATAGAAAACTGGTTGCAGGATAACCAAGCCGTAGCAACCCTTTTCAACAGTCTTGGCAATCAGACTCTTGTGTATGAGTATTTCTATTTTGCTGATCTCGTTGAAGATCTTAACGCATACTGCAAGATCCCTAGGAACAAGTGGAAGGCAACCTTGAAGCAAAAGTATTTCAATAATCCATGGACTATTATCTCTGTTACAGCAGCTTCTTTTCTCCTCATGCTCGCTGTCATCCAAACGGTATGTTCCATCCTTCAAGTGGGCTAA